From Caulobacter segnis, a single genomic window includes:
- a CDS encoding LacI family DNA-binding transcriptional regulator, with amino-acid sequence MADIARMAGVSISTVSRALAGNPLIPKALRDHIVEIAQTHGYVVNQSARSLRLRKTDTIGVIIPLAHEAGQLISDPFFLEMVGRLADEITRRGYSVLLNKVIVNETGWLERIIQSHRADGLLLIGQSNQHEALNTVSDTYRPMVVWGARLPGQRYCAVGSDNVEGGRVAVAHLAANGRARIAFLGETDAPEAIQRFEGYKKGLAEAGLAFDPTLVVPTPYTAGEAREAMATFLATGVPFDAVFAFSDVVALAAIDALKAAGRTVPGDVAVVGFDDVVQAQHSTPPLTTVRQDLAFGARAMVDLLLRRMAGEDAPSTLAPVELIVRGSSVAS; translated from the coding sequence ATGGCCGACATCGCGCGGATGGCGGGCGTGTCAATCTCGACGGTGTCGCGCGCCCTCGCGGGCAATCCGTTGATCCCCAAGGCCCTGCGCGACCACATCGTCGAGATCGCCCAGACCCACGGCTATGTCGTCAATCAGTCGGCCCGATCCCTGCGCCTGCGCAAGACCGACACCATCGGGGTCATCATTCCCCTGGCCCATGAGGCCGGACAGCTGATCTCCGACCCGTTCTTCCTGGAGATGGTCGGACGGCTGGCCGACGAGATCACGCGTCGCGGCTATTCGGTTCTGCTGAACAAGGTCATCGTCAACGAGACCGGTTGGCTGGAGCGCATCATCCAGTCGCATCGGGCCGATGGCCTGCTGCTGATCGGCCAGAGCAACCAGCACGAGGCGCTGAACACGGTCTCCGACACCTATCGGCCCATGGTCGTCTGGGGCGCCCGGCTGCCCGGGCAGCGCTACTGCGCCGTGGGCAGCGACAATGTCGAGGGTGGTCGCGTGGCCGTGGCGCATCTGGCCGCGAACGGCCGCGCGCGCATCGCCTTCCTGGGCGAGACCGACGCGCCCGAGGCGATCCAGCGGTTCGAGGGCTACAAGAAAGGCTTGGCCGAGGCCGGGCTTGCTTTTGATCCCACGCTCGTCGTTCCGACGCCCTATACGGCGGGCGAGGCGCGGGAGGCCATGGCGACCTTCCTGGCGACCGGCGTCCCGTTTGACGCGGTCTTCGCGTTCTCGGACGTCGTCGCCCTGGCCGCCATCGACGCGCTGAAGGCGGCTGGCCGGACCGTGCCGGGCGACGTGGCGGTGGTCGGCTTCGACGACGTCGTCCAGGCTCAACACAGCACCCCACCCCTGACCACCGTGCGCCAAGACCTGGCGTTCGGCGCGCGGGCGATGGTCGATCTGCTGCTGCGTCGCATGGCCGGCGAGGACGCGCCCTCGACCCTGGCGCCGGTCGAACTGATCGTACGCGGCAGCAGCGTCGCGTCGTGA
- a CDS encoding cupin domain-containing protein, with the protein MSNSVTDQNRQERAIAGDLGAKEIIRMLDLQPHPEGGWYRQTFQDEPGSDGRAKSTCIYFLLEAEQVSVWHRVDAVETWHWYAGAPISITLSPPDGAGSTAHVLGPDLRAGCRPQVVVPTSWWQTAVSLGAWTLVGCTVAPGFRFEGFEMAPADWTPSRG; encoded by the coding sequence ATGAGCAACAGCGTGACGGACCAGAACAGGCAGGAACGGGCTATCGCCGGCGACCTGGGCGCCAAGGAGATCATCCGGATGCTGGACCTGCAGCCGCACCCCGAGGGCGGTTGGTACAGGCAGACCTTCCAGGACGAACCGGGTTCCGACGGCCGGGCGAAGTCGACCTGCATCTATTTCCTGCTGGAGGCCGAGCAGGTCTCGGTGTGGCACCGGGTCGACGCGGTCGAGACCTGGCACTGGTACGCTGGCGCGCCGATCTCGATCACCCTGTCGCCGCCCGACGGCGCGGGATCGACCGCCCATGTGCTGGGTCCGGACCTGCGCGCCGGCTGCCGGCCGCAGGTGGTCGTGCCGACCTCGTGGTGGCAGACGGCCGTCAGCCTGGGCGCCTGGACCCTGGTCGGCTGCACCGTGGCGCCCGGCTTCCGGTTCGAGGGCTTCGAGATGGCGCCAGCCGACTGGACGCCGTCGCGCGGCTGA
- the gloB gene encoding hydroxyacylglutathione hydrolase, with translation MPLTVHQFPCLSDNYGFLVRDEASGQVAAIDTPDATAILAELDKLGWGLDMILNTHWHPDHAGGNEALKAATGATIAGPAEVARIAPLDRVVSGGDVVMLGETRFEVIDSGGHTLGHIAYHDAADAIAFVGDTLFALGCGRLFEGTAEQMWSSLTRVAGLPDETTVYCAHEYTASNARFALSVDDDPALKARADAVFAARERGEPTVPTTIAAEKATNPFLRAPLLRPNAASPAEAFAEIRTAKDSFKG, from the coding sequence ATGCCCCTGACCGTCCACCAGTTCCCCTGCCTGTCCGACAACTACGGCTTCCTCGTCCGCGACGAGGCCAGCGGCCAGGTGGCGGCCATCGACACGCCGGACGCCACGGCCATCCTCGCCGAACTCGACAAGCTGGGCTGGGGCCTGGACATGATCCTCAACACCCACTGGCACCCCGACCATGCGGGCGGCAACGAAGCGTTGAAGGCGGCGACCGGCGCGACCATCGCCGGCCCGGCCGAGGTGGCGCGTATCGCGCCGCTGGATCGGGTCGTGAGCGGCGGCGACGTCGTCATGCTGGGCGAGACGCGCTTCGAGGTGATCGACAGCGGCGGTCATACCCTGGGTCACATCGCCTATCACGACGCCGCCGACGCCATCGCCTTCGTCGGCGACACCCTGTTCGCCCTGGGATGCGGACGCCTGTTCGAGGGCACGGCGGAACAGATGTGGAGCTCGCTGACCCGCGTCGCCGGCCTGCCGGACGAGACCACCGTCTACTGCGCGCACGAATACACCGCCTCGAACGCCCGCTTCGCCCTGTCCGTCGACGACGATCCCGCCCTGAAGGCGCGGGCGGACGCGGTGTTCGCCGCTCGCGAGCGCGGCGAGCCGACCGTGCCGACCACCATCGCGGCCGAGAAGGCCACCAACCCGTTCCTGCGCGCGCCGCTGCTGCGGCCGAACGCGGCCTCGCCCGCCGAGGCCTTCGCCGAGATCCGGACCGCCAAGGACAGCTTCAAGGGATGA
- a CDS encoding class I SAM-dependent methyltransferase, with protein MRRDVLDLRAFYAAPLGRAARTMLTRKVEEAWGDTRDLDVLGVGYATPFLDAARTRARRVVAAMPAQQGVEVWPHGGRNQACLVEETALPLPNALFDRVLAVHALEEADDPAALLAEIGRVMAPTGRLIVAVSSRDGAWTGAETTPFGHGRPYSRGQLESLIREAGLEPAGWTRALYVPPFGAMAGWAEGFEQVGARLWPRFAGVILMEAVKQTFAVKPRGHRAPARVFAPGVLLPSPAGPTPARHTGGRPLPVNKAPVPQAPSGRDR; from the coding sequence ATGCGCCGCGACGTGCTGGACTTGAGAGCCTTCTACGCCGCCCCGCTGGGGCGCGCGGCGAGAACCATGCTGACGCGCAAGGTCGAGGAGGCCTGGGGCGACACCCGGGACCTGGACGTCTTGGGCGTCGGCTACGCCACCCCATTCCTCGACGCCGCCCGGACCAGGGCCCGGCGGGTGGTGGCGGCCATGCCCGCCCAACAGGGGGTGGAGGTCTGGCCGCATGGCGGCCGCAACCAGGCGTGCCTGGTGGAAGAGACGGCCTTGCCGCTGCCCAACGCCCTGTTCGATCGCGTCCTGGCCGTCCACGCCCTGGAAGAAGCCGACGACCCCGCCGCCCTGCTGGCCGAGATCGGTCGGGTCATGGCCCCCACCGGCCGGTTGATCGTGGCCGTTTCGTCGCGCGACGGGGCCTGGACGGGGGCGGAGACCACGCCCTTCGGGCACGGTCGGCCCTACAGCCGCGGTCAGCTGGAAAGTCTGATCCGCGAGGCGGGCCTGGAGCCCGCCGGCTGGACCCGCGCCCTCTATGTTCCGCCATTCGGCGCCATGGCCGGCTGGGCCGAGGGCTTCGAACAGGTCGGCGCCCGCCTGTGGCCGCGTTTCGCTGGCGTGATCCTGATGGAGGCGGTCAAACAGACCTTCGCGGTCAAGCCGCGCGGCCACCGCGCCCCCGCCCGGGTGTTCGCGCCCGGAGTGCTGCTGCCCAGTCCAGCGGGGCCGACGCCCGCGCGGCACACCGGCGGACGCCCGCTTCCTGTCAATAAGGCGCCCGTTCCTCAGGCGCCGAGCGGTCGAGACCGCTGA
- a CDS encoding P-II family nitrogen regulator, whose translation MKMIVAVIKPSRLDAVLEAVTEAGASGLTVTEVRGYGRQKGKTEVYRGAEYEVKLLPKVKLEIAVPTDVLEPVIEALQRTANTGKIGDGKVFVLDLEQALRIRTGERDAAAIAG comes from the coding sequence ATGAAGATGATCGTCGCCGTGATTAAGCCGAGCCGCCTGGACGCGGTGCTCGAGGCGGTGACCGAGGCGGGGGCGTCGGGCCTGACGGTCACCGAGGTGCGCGGCTATGGCCGGCAGAAGGGCAAGACCGAGGTCTATCGCGGCGCCGAGTACGAGGTGAAGCTGCTGCCGAAGGTCAAGCTGGAGATCGCCGTCCCGACCGACGTGCTGGAGCCGGTCATCGAGGCCCTGCAACGCACCGCCAACACCGGCAAGATCGGCGATGGCAAGGTCTTCGTCCTCGATCTGGAGCAGGCCCTGCGCATCCGCACCGGCGAACGCGACGCCGCCGCGATCGCGGGCTGA
- a CDS encoding phospholipase D-like domain-containing protein produces MDPGSSVFQPGYNCWRVEPADRVALFIDNDEAFDALKPLILSARKSIWILAWVFDPLTRLDPDRVRKSRDPTHADRIGLILRRQAALNPALDVRVLTWDMPFPIAASQLFGPHRGAAFFAGSRVKYRLDATLPASACHHQKAVIIDGVTALISGGDIGVDRWDDCRHLDNNPLRRLPTGRHYPARHEVSMLVDGRAGEAMADLFMDRWKSSGGDPIDRPERPEETPWPEDLLPDLRRMPIAVARTSAAWQGRKEITECMLLHLSAIRRARRLIYLENQYLTSPIIVEALAERLAEPDGPEVVTIGPARSPSYFDQMTMDSARASAINRLRGVDVHKRFSAFSAHTPKGAPIIVHSKVAIMDDWMLRIGSANLNNRSIGLDSECDLAFEAHSDLERETVRAFLGRLVGHFIDRSATDVLEAMEREGGLAAAINALDVRGGPPRRLQPVPTRYLSGIQQFIADWSLGDAIAPDDAWRPWGRRARLKRDIAKLTAPPPEPPERLQP; encoded by the coding sequence ATGGATCCAGGGTCTTCCGTCTTCCAACCGGGATACAACTGCTGGCGGGTCGAGCCCGCCGACCGCGTGGCCCTGTTCATCGACAACGACGAGGCGTTCGACGCGCTGAAGCCGCTGATCCTGTCGGCGCGCAAGTCGATCTGGATCCTGGCCTGGGTGTTCGACCCTCTCACGCGCCTGGATCCCGATCGGGTGCGCAAGAGCCGTGACCCGACCCACGCCGACCGCATCGGCCTGATCCTGCGACGCCAGGCGGCGCTGAACCCGGCGCTGGACGTGCGGGTGCTGACCTGGGACATGCCGTTCCCGATCGCCGCCTCGCAGCTGTTCGGACCCCACAGGGGCGCGGCCTTCTTCGCCGGCTCGCGGGTCAAGTATCGCCTGGATGCCACCTTGCCGGCCAGCGCCTGCCATCACCAGAAGGCGGTGATCATCGACGGCGTCACCGCCCTGATCAGCGGCGGCGACATCGGCGTCGACCGCTGGGACGATTGCCGGCATCTCGACAACAATCCGCTGCGCCGGTTGCCGACGGGCCGTCACTACCCGGCCCGCCACGAGGTCTCGATGCTGGTCGACGGCCGGGCGGGCGAGGCGATGGCCGATCTCTTCATGGACCGCTGGAAGTCGTCGGGCGGCGATCCCATCGACCGTCCCGAGCGGCCGGAGGAAACGCCCTGGCCCGAGGATCTGCTGCCGGACCTGCGCCGCATGCCGATCGCCGTGGCGCGCACCTCGGCCGCGTGGCAGGGCCGAAAAGAGATCACCGAGTGCATGCTGCTGCATCTGTCGGCCATTCGCCGGGCGCGACGGCTGATCTATCTGGAGAACCAGTATCTGACCTCGCCGATCATCGTCGAGGCCTTGGCCGAGCGCCTGGCCGAGCCGGACGGTCCCGAGGTCGTGACGATCGGCCCGGCCCGCAGTCCCAGCTATTTCGACCAGATGACCATGGACAGCGCCCGGGCGTCGGCGATCAACCGGCTGCGCGGCGTCGACGTCCACAAGCGCTTCTCGGCCTTCTCGGCCCACACGCCCAAGGGCGCGCCGATCATCGTCCACTCCAAGGTGGCGATCATGGACGACTGGATGCTGCGGATCGGCTCGGCCAATCTGAACAACCGCTCGATCGGCCTGGACAGCGAGTGCGACCTGGCGTTCGAGGCCCATTCCGATCTGGAGCGCGAGACCGTCCGCGCCTTTCTGGGACGACTGGTCGGCCACTTCATCGACCGAAGCGCCACCGACGTGCTGGAGGCGATGGAGCGCGAGGGCGGCCTGGCTGCGGCGATCAACGCGCTGGATGTGCGGGGCGGCCCGCCCCGGCGGCTGCAGCCCGTGCCGACCCGCTATCTGTCGGGGATACAGCAGTTCATCGCCGACTGGAGCCTGGGCGACGCCATCGCGCCGGACGACGCCTGGCGGCCCTGGGGGCGTCGCGCGCGCCTGAAGCGCGACATCGCCAAGCTCACCGCGCCGCCGCCGGAGCCTCCGGAGCGTCTTCAGCCGTGA
- a CDS encoding endonuclease/exonuclease/phosphatase family protein, giving the protein MKTLRLMTYNVHRCVGTDRRLDVERVAEVIAAEKPDVVALQELDVGRIRTKSVDQAHRLAELLKMSFHFHPAMTVEEELYGDAILTALPERRIKARSLPMYRRVPGLEPRGALWVEVEVGGTKVQIINTHLGLVPQEQKRQAAALLGPEWMGDDRWVAPGVVLGDFNATPYSATYRMLRTALRDAQAPTPTWPRPATATFPSSFPFMRIDHVFLTKGLETRGVSSPYSPLARVASDHLPLVVELEITAEDAPEAPAAAR; this is encoded by the coding sequence ATGAAGACGCTTCGTCTCATGACCTACAACGTCCACCGTTGCGTGGGCACGGACCGCAGGCTCGACGTCGAACGTGTGGCGGAGGTCATCGCGGCCGAAAAGCCGGACGTCGTGGCCCTGCAGGAGCTGGACGTCGGCCGGATCCGAACCAAAAGCGTCGACCAGGCCCACCGCCTCGCCGAGCTCCTGAAGATGAGCTTCCACTTCCACCCGGCGATGACCGTGGAGGAAGAACTCTATGGCGACGCCATCCTGACCGCCCTGCCCGAACGCCGGATCAAGGCCAGGAGCTTGCCCATGTACCGCCGGGTCCCTGGCCTGGAGCCGCGCGGCGCCCTTTGGGTCGAGGTCGAGGTCGGCGGAACCAAGGTCCAGATCATCAACACCCACCTGGGTCTGGTGCCCCAGGAGCAGAAGCGGCAGGCGGCCGCCCTGCTGGGCCCCGAATGGATGGGCGACGATCGCTGGGTGGCACCCGGCGTCGTGCTGGGCGACTTCAACGCCACGCCTTATTCGGCCACCTATCGCATGCTTCGGACCGCCTTGCGCGACGCCCAAGCCCCGACCCCGACCTGGCCTCGGCCCGCGACGGCGACCTTTCCGTCCAGCTTCCCGTTCATGCGCATCGACCACGTCTTCCTGACCAAGGGTCTGGAGACGCGTGGCGTCAGCTCGCCCTACAGCCCGCTCGCCAGGGTCGCCTCCGACCACCTGCCGCTGGTGGTCGAGCTGGAGATCACGGCTGAAGACGCTCCGGAGGCTCCGGCGGCGGCGCGGTGA
- the metW gene encoding methionine biosynthesis protein MetW has translation MTNTVIREDFREILRLVRPGSRVLDVGCGEGALLDLLAHEKQVDARGLELSASGVAACMARGLSVVQGDADLDLDHFPDRSFDYAVLSQTLQATRKPRHVLDELLRIADRAIVSFPNFGHWRVRWSLLSRGRMPETKALPLPWWSTPNIHLCTLADFMALTADLNLRVDASAAFAGQGPARSMDPASALENWRSETCLFMLSRNGVPASKELPPASGDLFDG, from the coding sequence TTGACCAACACCGTCATCCGTGAGGATTTCCGCGAGATCCTGCGCCTGGTGCGCCCCGGTTCGCGCGTACTGGACGTCGGCTGCGGCGAAGGCGCCCTGCTGGACCTGCTCGCCCACGAGAAGCAGGTCGACGCGCGTGGCCTGGAGCTCAGCGCCAGCGGCGTGGCCGCCTGCATGGCGCGGGGCCTGTCGGTGGTGCAGGGCGACGCCGACCTGGACCTCGACCACTTCCCCGACCGCTCGTTCGACTACGCGGTGCTGTCCCAGACCCTGCAGGCGACGCGCAAGCCGCGCCATGTGCTGGATGAGCTGCTGCGCATCGCCGACCGGGCCATCGTCTCGTTCCCAAACTTCGGCCACTGGCGAGTGCGCTGGTCGTTGCTGAGCCGTGGCCGCATGCCCGAGACCAAGGCCCTGCCGCTGCCCTGGTGGTCGACGCCGAACATCCACCTCTGCACCCTGGCCGACTTCATGGCTCTGACGGCGGACCTGAACCTGCGCGTCGACGCCAGCGCCGCCTTCGCCGGCCAGGGCCCCGCGCGCTCGATGGATCCCGCGAGCGCGCTGGAGAACTGGCGGTCCGAAACCTGCCTGTTCATGCTCAGCCGCAATGGCGTCCCGGCATCAAAGGAACTTCCGCCGGCTTCGGGCGATCTCTTCGACGGATGA
- the metX gene encoding homoserine O-acetyltransferase MetX encodes MAALDLVTPVLSGGGTWRFPANEPLRLDSGGVIEGLEVAYQTYGQLNADKSNAVLICHALTMDQYVASPHPTTGKPGWWPRLVGPGKPLDPARHFIICSNVVGGCMGSTGPASTNPATGRPYGLSFPVITIGDMVRAQAMLVTALGVDTLFAVVGGSMGGMQVQQWAVDYPERMSSAVILASASRHSAQNIAFHEVGRQAIMADPDWRGGAYADHGVRPEKGLAVARMAAHITYLSEPALQRKFGRELQRDGLSWGFDADFQVESYLRHQGSSFVDRFDANSYLYITRAMDYFDIAASHGGVLANAFTRARHVRFCVLSFSSDWLYPTAENRHVVRALTAAGARAAFAEIESDKGHDAFLLDEPVMDAALEGFLASAERDRGLV; translated from the coding sequence ATGGCTGCGCTCGATCTGGTCACGCCCGTCCTGTCCGGCGGGGGAACCTGGCGGTTTCCCGCGAACGAACCCCTGCGGCTCGATTCGGGCGGGGTGATCGAAGGGCTGGAGGTCGCCTACCAGACCTATGGCCAGCTGAACGCCGACAAATCCAACGCCGTCCTGATCTGCCACGCGCTGACCATGGACCAGTACGTGGCCTCGCCGCACCCGACGACGGGCAAGCCGGGCTGGTGGCCCCGACTGGTGGGTCCGGGCAAGCCGCTGGATCCGGCTCGCCATTTCATCATCTGCTCGAACGTGGTCGGCGGCTGCATGGGTTCGACGGGTCCGGCCTCGACCAATCCGGCCACGGGCAGGCCCTATGGCCTGTCGTTCCCGGTGATCACCATCGGCGACATGGTCCGGGCCCAGGCCATGCTGGTCACGGCCCTGGGCGTCGACACCCTGTTCGCCGTGGTCGGCGGCTCGATGGGCGGCATGCAGGTGCAGCAGTGGGCGGTGGACTATCCCGAGCGGATGTCCAGCGCCGTGATCCTGGCTTCCGCCTCCAGGCACTCGGCCCAGAACATCGCGTTCCACGAGGTGGGCCGGCAGGCGATCATGGCCGATCCGGACTGGCGCGGCGGCGCCTATGCCGACCACGGCGTGCGGCCCGAGAAGGGCCTGGCCGTGGCCCGGATGGCCGCGCACATCACCTATCTATCCGAGCCCGCCCTGCAGCGGAAGTTCGGCCGAGAGCTGCAGCGCGATGGCCTGTCGTGGGGCTTCGACGCCGACTTCCAGGTCGAGAGCTACCTGCGTCACCAGGGGTCCAGCTTCGTCGACCGGTTCGACGCCAACAGCTACCTCTACATCACGCGGGCCATGGACTATTTCGACATCGCCGCCAGCCACGGCGGGGTACTGGCCAACGCCTTCACCCGCGCGCGCCACGTGCGGTTCTGCGTGCTCAGCTTCTCCAGCGACTGGCTGTATCCGACCGCCGAGAACCGCCACGTCGTGCGCGCCCTGACCGCCGCCGGCGCCCGCGCCGCCTTCGCCGAGATCGAGAGCGACAAGGGCCACGACGCCTTCCTGCTAGACGAGCCGGTGATGGACGCGGCGCTTGAGGGCTTCCTGGCCTCGGCGGAACGTGATCGGGGGCTGGTTTGA
- a CDS encoding SixA phosphatase family protein → MERLILMRHGKAERHAASGGDFERALAESGRVDAAVMGRVLAGLGLTPDLMLVSSARRTRETAEQMLVAHDHKPRVEHSRDLYHADPEDILTALDDRGDGAGTVMIVGHNPGLHELALRLAVQSQASPIQTNKLRGRFPTATVVVFGWNGRGAPVLQHLFYAQEHGGAGGE, encoded by the coding sequence ATGGAGCGACTGATCCTGATGCGCCACGGCAAGGCCGAACGGCATGCCGCGAGCGGCGGCGACTTCGAGCGCGCCCTGGCCGAAAGCGGCCGGGTCGACGCCGCCGTCATGGGCCGTGTTCTGGCGGGTCTGGGCCTGACGCCCGACCTGATGCTGGTGTCCTCGGCCCGCCGCACGCGCGAGACCGCCGAGCAGATGCTTGTGGCGCATGATCACAAGCCGCGCGTCGAGCATTCGCGCGACCTTTACCACGCCGACCCAGAGGACATCCTCACGGCGCTTGACGATCGTGGCGACGGCGCCGGAACCGTGATGATCGTCGGCCATAACCCCGGCCTGCACGAGCTGGCGCTGCGGCTGGCCGTCCAGAGCCAAGCCTCGCCGATCCAGACCAACAAGCTGCGCGGGCGCTTTCCGACCGCCACGGTGGTCGTCTTCGGCTGGAACGGCCGGGGCGCGCCGGTGCTGCAACACCTTTTCTACGCCCAAGAACATGGCGGAGCCGGCGGCGAATGA
- a CDS encoding DUF952 domain-containing protein, producing MTLIYKILSRAEWDAAKAAGRFEGSAVDLQDGYIHLSAADQAQETAAKYFKGLPDLVLLGVEAEGLGDALKWEASRGGALFPHLYRPLLAGEVLTETDLTLDAAGVPQLGDHLA from the coding sequence ATGACCCTGATCTACAAAATCCTGTCCCGCGCGGAGTGGGACGCCGCCAAGGCCGCCGGCCGGTTCGAGGGCTCGGCCGTCGATCTCCAGGACGGCTACATCCACCTGTCGGCCGCCGATCAAGCTCAAGAGACCGCCGCCAAATACTTCAAGGGCCTGCCGGACCTGGTCCTGCTCGGTGTCGAGGCCGAAGGCCTGGGCGACGCTCTGAAGTGGGAGGCCTCGCGCGGCGGGGCGCTGTTCCCGCACCTCTATCGCCCCTTGCTGGCGGGCGAGGTGCTGACCGAGACCGATCTGACGCTGGACGCCGCCGGCGTGCCGCAGCTGGGCGACCATCTCGCATGA
- a CDS encoding quinone-dependent dihydroorotate dehydrogenase, which translates to MSLHDLAARALHVFDPEDAHGWAIRGLKWGLGPRESGPDDPILAVKLAGLDLPNCVGLAAGFDKNAEVPDAMLAAGFGFVEAGTVTPLAQAGNPRPRLFRLTEDQAVINRMGFNNGGLEPFAQRLSARQGRGGIVGANIGANKDATDRIQDYVIGLTRLWGLSDYFTANISSPNTPGLRALQTKAALEELLGRLAETRAALKIASGVDYPIFLKVAPDLEDGEVEAIVETVVGAGLDAIIVSNTTIARPETLRSARAGESGGLSGAPLLEPSTAVLKRFHAAATGRVALIGAGGIADGAGAYAKIRAGARAVQLYSSLVYGGPGLVARIKRDLAARLRADGFAAVEDAVGAP; encoded by the coding sequence ATGAGCCTTCATGATCTCGCCGCTCGCGCCCTCCACGTCTTCGATCCCGAGGACGCGCACGGCTGGGCGATCCGGGGCCTTAAGTGGGGCCTGGGGCCGCGCGAGAGCGGTCCGGACGACCCGATCCTGGCCGTGAAGCTGGCGGGGCTGGACCTGCCCAACTGCGTGGGCCTGGCCGCGGGGTTCGACAAGAACGCCGAAGTTCCCGACGCCATGCTGGCCGCCGGCTTCGGCTTCGTCGAGGCCGGCACGGTCACGCCGCTGGCCCAGGCCGGCAATCCGCGCCCGCGCCTGTTCCGGCTGACCGAGGATCAGGCGGTGATCAACCGCATGGGCTTCAACAACGGCGGTTTGGAGCCGTTCGCTCAACGCCTTTCGGCCCGCCAGGGCAGGGGAGGGATTGTCGGCGCCAATATCGGCGCCAACAAGGACGCGACCGACCGCATCCAGGACTACGTCATCGGCCTGACCCGCCTGTGGGGCCTGTCGGACTATTTCACGGCCAACATCTCCTCGCCCAACACGCCGGGCCTGCGCGCGCTGCAGACCAAGGCGGCGCTGGAGGAGCTGCTGGGCCGCCTGGCCGAGACTCGCGCGGCGTTGAAGATCGCGTCCGGCGTCGACTATCCGATCTTCCTTAAAGTCGCCCCCGACCTGGAGGACGGCGAGGTCGAGGCCATCGTCGAGACCGTGGTCGGGGCGGGCCTGGACGCCATCATCGTCAGCAACACCACCATCGCCCGCCCCGAGACCCTGAGGTCGGCGCGGGCCGGTGAGAGCGGCGGCCTGTCCGGCGCGCCGCTTCTGGAGCCGTCGACGGCGGTGCTGAAGCGCTTCCACGCCGCCGCGACCGGCCGCGTGGCCCTGATCGGGGCGGGCGGGATCGCCGACGGCGCTGGCGCCTACGCCAAGATCCGGGCCGGCGCGCGCGCGGTGCAGCTGTATTCGTCCCTGGTCTATGGCGGTCCGGGCCTGGTCGCCCGCATCAAGCGGGACCTGGCCGCCCGTCTGCGGGCCGACGGCTTCGCGGCGGTCGAGGACGCGGTCGGCGCCCCATGA
- a CDS encoding TVP38/TMEM64 family protein → MTRERAVTLLRRFGPLAVIVILFVAAFASGLAGHLSLEELRTRGAELQAFAREKPVLCAAIYLAIYVSSVAVSLPGALILSLTAGFLFGPLGGALAVTGATGGSTVTYLVFRTAFGDVLRRKPDAFLARMAEGLRRDAFNYLLTLRLIPAFPLLAVNVAAGVANIRTRTFVLASILGMIPSSFIYAGIGAGLGHLFARGGPVTIETLLSPRIYLPIIGMGVLAFLPLLWRHWRKGRGAAPLPESLDEK, encoded by the coding sequence ATGACTCGCGAGCGGGCCGTTACGCTGCTGCGCCGCTTCGGACCGCTCGCGGTCATCGTGATCCTGTTCGTGGCCGCCTTCGCCAGCGGCCTGGCCGGCCATCTGTCGCTGGAAGAGCTGCGAACCCGGGGCGCCGAGCTGCAGGCCTTCGCGCGCGAGAAGCCCGTGCTGTGCGCGGCGATCTATCTGGCGATCTATGTCAGCTCGGTGGCGGTTTCCCTGCCGGGCGCCCTGATCCTGTCGCTGACCGCCGGCTTCCTGTTCGGGCCCTTGGGCGGCGCCCTGGCGGTGACCGGCGCGACCGGTGGCTCGACCGTCACCTATCTGGTCTTCCGCACCGCCTTCGGCGATGTGCTGCGCCGAAAGCCCGACGCCTTCCTGGCGCGCATGGCGGAGGGGCTGCGCCGCGACGCCTTCAACTACCTGCTGACCCTGCGCCTGATCCCCGCTTTCCCACTGCTGGCGGTCAATGTCGCCGCGGGGGTGGCCAACATTCGCACACGCACCTTCGTACTGGCCTCGATCCTGGGCATGATCCCGAGCTCCTTCATCTATGCCGGGATCGGCGCGGGACTTGGCCATCTCTTCGCGCGTGGCGGTCCTGTAACGATCGAAACCCTCTTGTCGCCACGGATCTATCTTCCAATCATCGGCATGGGCGTTCTGGCCTTTCTGCCGCTGTTGTGGCGCCATTGGCGCAAAGGGCGTGGAGCCGCGCCGTTGCCCGAATCTTTGGACGAGAAGTAG